The Oryza glaberrima chromosome 9, OglaRS2, whole genome shotgun sequence genome includes a window with the following:
- the LOC127784105 gene encoding uncharacterized protein LOC127784105 codes for MAKSCKGLAMELVKCLSETDCVKVQKRPYKECAGEKVPNITSECVGLRETYFNCKRGQVDMRARIRGNKGY; via the exons ATGGCGAAGTCGTGCAAGGGTTTGGCCATGGAGCTCGTCAAGTGCCTCAGCGAGACGGACTGCGTCAAG GTGCAGAAGAGGCCGTACAAGGAGTGCGCTGGGGAGAAGGTCCCCAACATCACCAGCGAGTGCGTCGGCCTCAGGGAGACCTACTTCAACTGCAAGAGGGGCCAG GTTGACATGCGAGCTCGGATACGTGGCAACAAGGGATATTAA
- the LOC127785348 gene encoding uncharacterized protein LOC127785348, which translates to MHHHQQQQFSLSLQVEHPLAPIINLANLQLQWHIGTEQRSLLLLDRPAMEGLIPFVFGVIKKRRRRRRRPPGRCYERLHSAGGGGGGGVYRSQSCRFPVRAPADEEEELELLYYDDGGRRRASPAGALSGEMPASAVGCSERGSLSRSLRFSSMRVLACVSGA; encoded by the coding sequence atgcatcatcatcagcagcagcagtttaGCTTGTCCCTGCAAGTTGAGCACCCTCTGGCTCCTATAATAAAccttgcaaatttgcaattgcaATGGCACATTGGCACAGAGCAGAGAAGCCTCCTCCTGCTCGATCGACCTGCAATGGAAGGGCTCATCCCTTTCGTGTTCGGCGTGATCaagaagcggaggaggaggaggaggaggccgccgggtCGATGCTACGAGCGCCTCCActctgccggcggcggcggcggcggcggcgtgtatCGGTCGCAGAGCTGCCGGTTCCCTGTCCGTGCTccggccgacgaggaggaggagctcgagcTCTTGTACTACGACGACGGTGGCCGTcggcgcgcgtcgccggcgggggCCCTCTCCGGCGAGATGCCGGCCTCGGCGGTCGGCTGCAGCGAGCGCGGGTCCTTGTCTAGGTCGCTCAGGTTCAGCAGCATGCGCGTGCTCGCTTGCGTCTCCGGCGCATGA
- the LOC127784075 gene encoding uncharacterized protein LOC127784075, which produces MKPRPSPAAASSGGVPARLRPHLTRLTVFLIVFSAGYSVGIMSSSIRPPASKPSQTVIRPRAAHLTGTASSTDVPASNGSAAAAANYPRSPPHDLFRFREECGEAIPSDAVVRTLLDKLFDGESPYESFPPPHTAALLHPAAARPRGWGSTGAVFAELIEEVRPDVIVELGAFLGASALHMAAVSKNLSLSPAILCVDDFRGWPAFRDRFRRDVPPPRHGDALLLPQFMSNVAAAGADATARVLPLPFSTASALAALCHWGVYADLIEVDAGHDFHSAWADINLAWAVLRPGGVMFGHDYFTAADDRGVRRAVTLFARVKGLTVRPHGQHWVLSPKPPLRRDGR; this is translated from the coding sequence ATGAAGCCGCgtccgtctccggcggcggcgtcttccggcggcgttccggcgagGCTCCGGCCGCACCTCACCCGGCTCACCGTGTTCCTGATCGTCTTCTCCGCCGGGTACTCGGTTGGCATCATGTCGTCGTCCATCCGGCCGCCTGCGAGCAAGCCGTCGCAGACGGTCATacggccgcgcgccgcgcacCTCACCGgcaccgcctcctccacggATGTCCCGGCGAGCAACGGcagcgctgcggcggcggcgaactacccgcgctcgccgccgcacgaTCTGTTCCGGTTCAGGGAGGAGTGTGGCGAGGCGATACCCAGCGACGCCGTCGTGCGGACGCTCCTCGACAAGCTGTTCGACGGGGAGAGCCCGTACGAGAGCTTCCCGCCGCCGCACACCGCCGCGCTGCtgcacccggcggcggcgaggccgcgcggGTGGGGCTCGACCGGCGCGGTGTTCGCGGAGCTGATCGAGGAGGTGCGGCCCGACGTCATCGTGGAGCTCGGCGCCTTCCTGGGCGCGTCGGCGCTGCACATGGCGGCCGTGTCCAAGAACCTCTCGCTGTCCCCGGCCATCCTCTGCGTCGACGACTTCCGCGGCTGGCCGGCGTTCCGCGACCGCTTCCGCCGCGacgtcccgccgccgcgccacggcgatgcgctgctgctgccgcagtTCATGTCGAAcgtggccgcggcgggcgccgaCGCGACGGCGCGGGTGCTCCCGCTCCCCTTCTCGACGGCgtccgcgctcgccgcgctctgCCACTGGGGCGTCTACGCCGACCTCATCGAGGTGGACGCCGGCCACGACTTCCACTCGGCGTGGGCGGACATCAACCTCGCCTGGGCCGTGCTCCGCCCCGGCGGCGTCATGTTCGGCCACGACtacttcaccgccgccgacgaccgcgGCGTCCGGCGAGCCGTGACGCTGTTCGCCAGGGTGAAGGGCCTCACCGTCCGGCCGCACGGCCAGCACTGGGTCCTCTCCCCgaagccgccgctccgccgcgacgGCCGGTGA